In Mus musculus strain C57BL/6J chromosome 9, GRCm38.p6 C57BL/6J, one genomic interval encodes:
- the Snx19 gene encoding sorting nexin-19 isoform X7, with protein sequence MKAQTVSPTQGTISESSYVHSNLWSSRKLMIVGVLVGWLLVIHLLVNMWLLILLCASLVALGGWLGSTAILGASGQLHLERFITITTCPPCPEAERQLEQEINRTIQMIIRDFVLSWYRSVSHEPAFEAEMEAAMKGLVQELRRRMSIVDSHALTQRVLTLCGCHLQSYIQAKEATAKEQSCPVQPSQLWDAYCQVTAPHPAMSCPTTEVTYARGIVNLILKELVPKPHLETRTGRHVVVEVITCNVILPLISKLSDPDWIHLILVSIFSKYRHDAAQGTKPPCSSSVLEQPSVPTSLPLIVEVESLPVGKASSPATAPVHLTSSEPAPSPEIEEGHEAVEGDLPGMLEEKKVGNSSSHFLQPDIRGPLFLCEDSELESPLSELSKETILLMTPGNFLSDRIQDALCALDDSGALEPKDGEGSECMEGAEAEEAPGTDTETGMLVSVLNCPEIQIDTADKEVEQGDDTSLTALLEEPEKPCPLRPSCLDKDLASGVCSLEPAMPPVPLSSSPPGPLSSATFSFESLSSPDGPVVIQNLRITGTITAREHSGTGFHPYTLYTVKYETVLNGENSSGLQQLAYHTVNRRYREFLNLQTRLEEKPDLRKFIKNVKGPKKLFPDLPFGNMDSDRVEARKSLLESFLKQLCAIPEIGNSEEVQEFLALNTDARIAFVKKPFMVSRIDKAKALAGELFSPSAKAQRDDCPALYHCPSGTCKTVLILYLQPCRWWSRLRFSSSKIAPALSIAEAQDKILYCLQEGNSESEVLSMSGMESFIEKQTKLLRIQPAEVPDKDPQQVPKEYVDSGLLDKAVVAQELNKSGPGTETELADTAFDLILLLLMEQWKWLCTESMQKFLHIIFGTLVQRAYLPRKPTERSIGSWQLSPFPRIYSV encoded by the exons ACATGTGGCTTCTGATCCTTCTATGTGCATCGCTGGTAGCGCTGGGAGGATGGCTGGGCTCCACTGCCATCCTAGGGGCTTCAGGTCAATTGCACCTGGAACGATTCATTACCATCACCACCTGTCCTCCATGTCCCGAGGCAGAAAGGCAGCTGGAACAGGAGATTAACCGCACTATCCAGATGATTATCCGAGACTTCGTGTTATCCTGGTATCGTTCTGTGAGCCATGAGCCGGCCTTCgaggcagagatggaggcagCCATGAAAGGGTTGGTTCAGGAGCTTCGAAGGCGGATGAGCATAGTGGACAGCCATGCTCTTACCCAGAGGGTTCTGACTCTCTGTGGTTGTCACCTGCAGAGCTATATTCAGGCAAAGGAGGCTACTGCAAAGGAGCAGAGCTGTCCAGTTCAGCCCTCCCAGCTGTGGGATGCTTACTGCCAGGTTACAGCTCCCCATCCTGCCATGAGCTGTCCCACCACGGAGGTCACTTATGCACGTGGCATTGTGAACTTGATACTAAAAGAGTTAGTGCCCAAGCCCCACCTGGAGACGAGGACTGGACGCCACGTTGTGGTTGAAGTTATTACTTGCAATGTCATCTTACCACTGATCAGCAAGCTATCAGATCCTGACTGGATCCACCTTATTCTTGTGAGTATCTTTTCCAAGTACAGACATGATGCAGCACAGGGAACTAAACCCCCCTGCTCATCCAGTGTCCTAGAGCAGCCCTCGGTGCCCACATCTCTGCCATTGATTGTTGAAGTAGAGAGTCTGCCAgtaggaaaagcatcttctccaGCAACAGCCCCAGTACACTTGACCTCCAGTGAGCCAGCCCCTTCCCCAGAGATTGAAGAAGGCCATGAAGCTGTAGAGGGAGATTTGCCTGGGATGctcgaagaaaaaaaagtaggaaatagCTCATCCCATTTTCTACAGCCAGATATCCGAGGCCCCTTGTTCTTATGTGAAGACTCAGAACTGGAGTCACCACTGTCTGAACTGAGCAAAGAAACCATCCTGCTAATGACCCCAGGCAACTTCCTTTCTGACAGGATTCAAGATGCTCTGTGTGCCCTAGACGACTCCGGGGCTCTGGAGCCTAAGGATGGCGAGGGATCTGAATGTATGGAAGGAGCAGAGGCCGAGGAGGCCCcagggacagacacagagacaggcatgcTGGTCTCCGTGCTTAATTGCCCAGAGATCCAGATTGACACAGCAGACAAGGAGGTGGAGCAAGGAGATGACACCTCTCTTACAGCTTTGCTGGAGGAACCAGAAAAACCCTGCCCCCTACGGCCCTCATGTTTAGACAAAGATCTCGCCAGTGGTGTGTGCTCCCTTGAACCTGCTATGCCCCCAgtgcctctttcctcctctccaccTGGTCCTCTCAGCTCAGCCACCTTCAGCTTCGAGTCCCTGAGCAGTCCAGACGGCCCGGTTGTCATCCAGAACCTTCGAATCACTGGCACCATCACTGCCCGAGAGCACAGTGGGACTGGATTCCACCCATACACACTGTACACTGTGAAG TACGAGACTGTCCTTAATGGCGAGAACAGCAGCGGCCTACAGCAGCTGGCCTATCACACCGTGAACCGCCGCTACCGGGAGTTCTTGAATCTGCAGACCCGCCTGGAGGAGAAACCAGATCTACGAAAGTTTATCAAAA aTGTGAAGGGTCCAAAAAAGCTCTTTCCAGATCTTCCGTTTGGAAACATGGATAGTGACAGAGTAGAAGCCAGGAAGAGCCTCCTGGAGTCATTCCTGAAG CAACTCTGCGCCATTCCTGAGATTGGCAACAGTGAGGAGGTGCAGGAGTTCCTTGCTCTGAACACAGATGCTCGGATTGCCTTTGTCAAGAAACCATTCATGGTCTCTAGGATAGACAAG gcaAAGGCTCTGGCTGGCGAACTCTTTTCACCCAGTGCTAAAGCCCAGAGAGATGACTGTCCTGCTCTCTACCACTGCCCATCAGGGACGTGCAAAACCGTACTGATCCTGTACCTCCAACCCTGCAGATGGTG GTCCAGACTGAGGTTTTCATCCAGTAAAATTGCCCCTGCACTGAGTATAGCCGAGGCACAGGACAAGATTCTGTACTGCCTCCAGGAAGGCAATTCG GAGTCAGAAGTCCTGTCCATGTCTGGGATGGAGTCTTTCATTGAAAAACAGACAAAGTTACTGAGAATCCAGCCAGCAGAAGTCCCGGATAAAGATCCCCAGCAAGTGCCCAAAGAATATGTGGATAGCGGTCTGCTGGACAAAGCTGTGGTAGCCCAAGAGCTCAACAAGAGTGGCCCGG GAACGGAGACAGAGTTAGCCGACACGGCCTTTGATCTGATCCTCCTGCTGTTGATGGAGCAATGGAAGTGGCTGTGTACTGAAAGCATGCAGAAGTTCCTCCACATTATTTTTGGCACACTAGTTCAGAG
- the Snx19 gene encoding sorting nexin-19 isoform X4 yields the protein MKAQTVSPTQGTISESSYVHSNLWSSRKLMIVGVLVGWLLVIHLLVNMWLLILLCASLVALGGWLGSTAILGASGQLHLERFITITTCPPCPEAERQLEQEINRTIQMIIRDFVLSWYRSVSHEPAFEAEMEAAMKGLVQELRRRMSIVDSHALTQRVLTLCGCHLQSYIQAKEATAKEQSCPVQPSQLWDAYCQVTAPHPAMSCPTTEVTYARGIVNLILKELVPKPHLETRTGRHVVVEVITCNVILPLISKLSDPDWIHLILVSIFSKYRHDAAQGTKPPCSSSVLEQPSVPTSLPLIVEVESLPVGKASSPATAPVHLTSSEPAPSPEIEEGHEAVEGDLPGMLEEKKVGNSSSHFLQPDIRGPLFLCEDSELESPLSELSKETILLMTPGNFLSDRIQDALCALDDSGALEPKDGEGSECMEGAEAEEAPGTDTETGMLVSVLNCPEIQIDTADKEVEQGDDTSLTALLEEPEKPCPLRPSCLDKDLASGVCSLEPAMPPVPLSSSPPGPLSSATFSFESLSSPDGPVVIQNLRITGTITAREHSGTGFHPYTLYTVKYETVLNGENSSGLQQLAYHTVNRRYREFLNLQTRLEEKPDLRKFIKNVKGPKKLFPDLPFGNMDSDRVEARKSLLESFLKQLCAIPEIGNSEEVQEFLALNTDARIAFVKKPFMVSRIDKAKALAGELFSPSAKAQRDDCPALYHCPSGTCKTVLILYLQPCRWWSRLRFSSSKIAPALSIAEAQDKILYCLQEGNSESEVLSMSGMESFIEKQTKLLRIQPAEVPDKDPQQVPKEYVDSGLLDKAVVAQELNKSGPGTETELADTAFDLILLLLMEQWKWLCTESMQKFLHIIFGTLVQSIAIKCLAEEESDSGAVKEQMCTSRAYLPRKPTERSIGSWQLSPFPRIYSV from the exons ACATGTGGCTTCTGATCCTTCTATGTGCATCGCTGGTAGCGCTGGGAGGATGGCTGGGCTCCACTGCCATCCTAGGGGCTTCAGGTCAATTGCACCTGGAACGATTCATTACCATCACCACCTGTCCTCCATGTCCCGAGGCAGAAAGGCAGCTGGAACAGGAGATTAACCGCACTATCCAGATGATTATCCGAGACTTCGTGTTATCCTGGTATCGTTCTGTGAGCCATGAGCCGGCCTTCgaggcagagatggaggcagCCATGAAAGGGTTGGTTCAGGAGCTTCGAAGGCGGATGAGCATAGTGGACAGCCATGCTCTTACCCAGAGGGTTCTGACTCTCTGTGGTTGTCACCTGCAGAGCTATATTCAGGCAAAGGAGGCTACTGCAAAGGAGCAGAGCTGTCCAGTTCAGCCCTCCCAGCTGTGGGATGCTTACTGCCAGGTTACAGCTCCCCATCCTGCCATGAGCTGTCCCACCACGGAGGTCACTTATGCACGTGGCATTGTGAACTTGATACTAAAAGAGTTAGTGCCCAAGCCCCACCTGGAGACGAGGACTGGACGCCACGTTGTGGTTGAAGTTATTACTTGCAATGTCATCTTACCACTGATCAGCAAGCTATCAGATCCTGACTGGATCCACCTTATTCTTGTGAGTATCTTTTCCAAGTACAGACATGATGCAGCACAGGGAACTAAACCCCCCTGCTCATCCAGTGTCCTAGAGCAGCCCTCGGTGCCCACATCTCTGCCATTGATTGTTGAAGTAGAGAGTCTGCCAgtaggaaaagcatcttctccaGCAACAGCCCCAGTACACTTGACCTCCAGTGAGCCAGCCCCTTCCCCAGAGATTGAAGAAGGCCATGAAGCTGTAGAGGGAGATTTGCCTGGGATGctcgaagaaaaaaaagtaggaaatagCTCATCCCATTTTCTACAGCCAGATATCCGAGGCCCCTTGTTCTTATGTGAAGACTCAGAACTGGAGTCACCACTGTCTGAACTGAGCAAAGAAACCATCCTGCTAATGACCCCAGGCAACTTCCTTTCTGACAGGATTCAAGATGCTCTGTGTGCCCTAGACGACTCCGGGGCTCTGGAGCCTAAGGATGGCGAGGGATCTGAATGTATGGAAGGAGCAGAGGCCGAGGAGGCCCcagggacagacacagagacaggcatgcTGGTCTCCGTGCTTAATTGCCCAGAGATCCAGATTGACACAGCAGACAAGGAGGTGGAGCAAGGAGATGACACCTCTCTTACAGCTTTGCTGGAGGAACCAGAAAAACCCTGCCCCCTACGGCCCTCATGTTTAGACAAAGATCTCGCCAGTGGTGTGTGCTCCCTTGAACCTGCTATGCCCCCAgtgcctctttcctcctctccaccTGGTCCTCTCAGCTCAGCCACCTTCAGCTTCGAGTCCCTGAGCAGTCCAGACGGCCCGGTTGTCATCCAGAACCTTCGAATCACTGGCACCATCACTGCCCGAGAGCACAGTGGGACTGGATTCCACCCATACACACTGTACACTGTGAAG TACGAGACTGTCCTTAATGGCGAGAACAGCAGCGGCCTACAGCAGCTGGCCTATCACACCGTGAACCGCCGCTACCGGGAGTTCTTGAATCTGCAGACCCGCCTGGAGGAGAAACCAGATCTACGAAAGTTTATCAAAA aTGTGAAGGGTCCAAAAAAGCTCTTTCCAGATCTTCCGTTTGGAAACATGGATAGTGACAGAGTAGAAGCCAGGAAGAGCCTCCTGGAGTCATTCCTGAAG CAACTCTGCGCCATTCCTGAGATTGGCAACAGTGAGGAGGTGCAGGAGTTCCTTGCTCTGAACACAGATGCTCGGATTGCCTTTGTCAAGAAACCATTCATGGTCTCTAGGATAGACAAG gcaAAGGCTCTGGCTGGCGAACTCTTTTCACCCAGTGCTAAAGCCCAGAGAGATGACTGTCCTGCTCTCTACCACTGCCCATCAGGGACGTGCAAAACCGTACTGATCCTGTACCTCCAACCCTGCAGATGGTG GTCCAGACTGAGGTTTTCATCCAGTAAAATTGCCCCTGCACTGAGTATAGCCGAGGCACAGGACAAGATTCTGTACTGCCTCCAGGAAGGCAATTCG GAGTCAGAAGTCCTGTCCATGTCTGGGATGGAGTCTTTCATTGAAAAACAGACAAAGTTACTGAGAATCCAGCCAGCAGAAGTCCCGGATAAAGATCCCCAGCAAGTGCCCAAAGAATATGTGGATAGCGGTCTGCTGGACAAAGCTGTGGTAGCCCAAGAGCTCAACAAGAGTGGCCCGG GAACGGAGACAGAGTTAGCCGACACGGCCTTTGATCTGATCCTCCTGCTGTTGATGGAGCAATGGAAGTGGCTGTGTACTGAAAGCATGCAGAAGTTCCTCCACATTATTTTTGGCACACTAGTTCAGAG CATTGCCATCAAGTGCCTTGCAGAGGAAGAAAGTGACAGTGGAGCAGTGAAGGAGCAGATGTGCACATCCAG
- the Snx19 gene encoding sorting nexin-19 isoform X3 has product MKAQTVSPTQGTISESSYVHSNLWSSRKLMIVGVLVGWLLVIHLLVNMWLLILLCASLVALGGWLGSTAILGASGQLHLERFITITTCPPCPEAERQLEQEINRTIQMIIRDFVLSWYRSVSHEPAFEAEMEAAMKGLVQELRRRMSIVDSHALTQRVLTLCGCHLQSYIQAKEATAKEQSCPVQPSQLWDAYCQVTAPHPAMSCPTTEVTYARGIVNLILKELVPKPHLETRTGRHVVVEVITCNVILPLISKLSDPDWIHLILVSIFSKYRHDAAQGTKPPCSSSVLEQPSVPTSLPLIVEVESLPVGKASSPATAPVHLTSSEPAPSPEIEEGHEAVEGDLPGMLEEKKVGNSSSHFLQPDIRGPLFLCEDSELESPLSELSKETILLMTPGNFLSDRIQDALCALDDSGALEPKDGEGSECMEGAEAEEAPGTDTETGMLVSVLNCPEIQIDTADKEVEQGDDTSLTALLEEPEKPCPLRPSCLDKDLASGVCSLEPAMPPVPLSSSPPGPLSSATFSFESLSSPDGPVVIQNLRITGTITAREHSGTGFHPYTLYTVKYETVLNGENSSGLQQLAYHTVNRRYREFLNLQTRLEEKPDLRKFIKNVKGPKKLFPDLPFGNMDSDRVEARKSLLESFLKQLCAIPEIGNSEEVQEFLALNTDARIAFVKKPFMVSRIDKMVVSAIVDTLKTAFPRSEPQSPTEELSEAENESKPQTEGKKASKSRLRFSSSKIAPALSIAEAQDKILYCLQEGNSESEVLSMSGMESFIEKQTKLLRIQPAEVPDKDPQQVPKEYVDSGLLDKAVVAQELNKSGPGTETELADTAFDLILLLLMEQWKWLCTESMQKFLHIIFGTLVQSIAIKCLAEEESDSGAVKEQMCTSRYTLQSHSMGMPAALERGSQGVRAPVWEPGCVVQRQH; this is encoded by the exons ACATGTGGCTTCTGATCCTTCTATGTGCATCGCTGGTAGCGCTGGGAGGATGGCTGGGCTCCACTGCCATCCTAGGGGCTTCAGGTCAATTGCACCTGGAACGATTCATTACCATCACCACCTGTCCTCCATGTCCCGAGGCAGAAAGGCAGCTGGAACAGGAGATTAACCGCACTATCCAGATGATTATCCGAGACTTCGTGTTATCCTGGTATCGTTCTGTGAGCCATGAGCCGGCCTTCgaggcagagatggaggcagCCATGAAAGGGTTGGTTCAGGAGCTTCGAAGGCGGATGAGCATAGTGGACAGCCATGCTCTTACCCAGAGGGTTCTGACTCTCTGTGGTTGTCACCTGCAGAGCTATATTCAGGCAAAGGAGGCTACTGCAAAGGAGCAGAGCTGTCCAGTTCAGCCCTCCCAGCTGTGGGATGCTTACTGCCAGGTTACAGCTCCCCATCCTGCCATGAGCTGTCCCACCACGGAGGTCACTTATGCACGTGGCATTGTGAACTTGATACTAAAAGAGTTAGTGCCCAAGCCCCACCTGGAGACGAGGACTGGACGCCACGTTGTGGTTGAAGTTATTACTTGCAATGTCATCTTACCACTGATCAGCAAGCTATCAGATCCTGACTGGATCCACCTTATTCTTGTGAGTATCTTTTCCAAGTACAGACATGATGCAGCACAGGGAACTAAACCCCCCTGCTCATCCAGTGTCCTAGAGCAGCCCTCGGTGCCCACATCTCTGCCATTGATTGTTGAAGTAGAGAGTCTGCCAgtaggaaaagcatcttctccaGCAACAGCCCCAGTACACTTGACCTCCAGTGAGCCAGCCCCTTCCCCAGAGATTGAAGAAGGCCATGAAGCTGTAGAGGGAGATTTGCCTGGGATGctcgaagaaaaaaaagtaggaaatagCTCATCCCATTTTCTACAGCCAGATATCCGAGGCCCCTTGTTCTTATGTGAAGACTCAGAACTGGAGTCACCACTGTCTGAACTGAGCAAAGAAACCATCCTGCTAATGACCCCAGGCAACTTCCTTTCTGACAGGATTCAAGATGCTCTGTGTGCCCTAGACGACTCCGGGGCTCTGGAGCCTAAGGATGGCGAGGGATCTGAATGTATGGAAGGAGCAGAGGCCGAGGAGGCCCcagggacagacacagagacaggcatgcTGGTCTCCGTGCTTAATTGCCCAGAGATCCAGATTGACACAGCAGACAAGGAGGTGGAGCAAGGAGATGACACCTCTCTTACAGCTTTGCTGGAGGAACCAGAAAAACCCTGCCCCCTACGGCCCTCATGTTTAGACAAAGATCTCGCCAGTGGTGTGTGCTCCCTTGAACCTGCTATGCCCCCAgtgcctctttcctcctctccaccTGGTCCTCTCAGCTCAGCCACCTTCAGCTTCGAGTCCCTGAGCAGTCCAGACGGCCCGGTTGTCATCCAGAACCTTCGAATCACTGGCACCATCACTGCCCGAGAGCACAGTGGGACTGGATTCCACCCATACACACTGTACACTGTGAAG TACGAGACTGTCCTTAATGGCGAGAACAGCAGCGGCCTACAGCAGCTGGCCTATCACACCGTGAACCGCCGCTACCGGGAGTTCTTGAATCTGCAGACCCGCCTGGAGGAGAAACCAGATCTACGAAAGTTTATCAAAA aTGTGAAGGGTCCAAAAAAGCTCTTTCCAGATCTTCCGTTTGGAAACATGGATAGTGACAGAGTAGAAGCCAGGAAGAGCCTCCTGGAGTCATTCCTGAAG CAACTCTGCGCCATTCCTGAGATTGGCAACAGTGAGGAGGTGCAGGAGTTCCTTGCTCTGAACACAGATGCTCGGATTGCCTTTGTCAAGAAACCATTCATGGTCTCTAGGATAGACAAG ATGGTGGTGAGTGCTATCGTGGACACCTTGAAGACAGCATTTCCTCGCTCTGAACCCCAGAGTCCCACAGAGGAGCTGAGTGAAGCAGAGAATGAAAGCAAGCCCCAGACAGAAGGCAAGAAGGCTAGCAA GTCCAGACTGAGGTTTTCATCCAGTAAAATTGCCCCTGCACTGAGTATAGCCGAGGCACAGGACAAGATTCTGTACTGCCTCCAGGAAGGCAATTCG GAGTCAGAAGTCCTGTCCATGTCTGGGATGGAGTCTTTCATTGAAAAACAGACAAAGTTACTGAGAATCCAGCCAGCAGAAGTCCCGGATAAAGATCCCCAGCAAGTGCCCAAAGAATATGTGGATAGCGGTCTGCTGGACAAAGCTGTGGTAGCCCAAGAGCTCAACAAGAGTGGCCCGG GAACGGAGACAGAGTTAGCCGACACGGCCTTTGATCTGATCCTCCTGCTGTTGATGGAGCAATGGAAGTGGCTGTGTACTGAAAGCATGCAGAAGTTCCTCCACATTATTTTTGGCACACTAGTTCAGAG CATTGCCATCAAGTGCCTTGCAGAGGAAGAAAGTGACAGTGGAGCAGTGAAGGAGCAGATGTGCACATCCAGGTACACGCTTCAGTCTCACTCCATGGGCATGCCAGCAGCACTGGAGCGCGGTTCTCAAGGAGTTAGGGCTCCTGTGTGGGAGCCTGGCTGTGTA
- the Snx19 gene encoding sorting nexin-19 isoform X2 — translation MKAQTVSPTQGTISESSYVHSNLWSSRKLMIVGVLVGWLLVIHLLVNMWLLILLCASLVALGGWLGSTAILGASGQLHLERFITITTCPPCPEAERQLEQEINRTIQMIIRDFVLSWYRSVSHEPAFEAEMEAAMKGLVQELRRRMSIVDSHALTQRVLTLCGCHLQSYIQAKEATAKEQSCPVQPSQLWDAYCQVTAPHPAMSCPTTEVTYARGIVNLILKELVPKPHLETRTGRHVVVEVITCNVILPLISKLSDPDWIHLILVSIFSKYRHDAAQGTKPPCSSSVLEQPSVPTSLPLIVEVESLPVGKASSPATAPVHLTSSEPAPSPEIEEGHEAVEGDLPGMLEEKKVGNSSSHFLQPDIRGPLFLCEDSELESPLSELSKETILLMTPGNFLSDRIQDALCALDDSGALEPKDGEGSECMEGAEAEEAPGTDTETGMLVSVLNCPEIQIDTADKEVEQGDDTSLTALLEEPEKPCPLRPSCLDKDLASGVCSLEPAMPPVPLSSSPPGPLSSATFSFESLSSPDGPVVIQNLRITGTITAREHSGTGFHPYTLYTVKYETVLNGENSSGLQQLAYHTVNRRYREFLNLQTRLEEKPDLRKFIKNVKGPKKLFPDLPFGNMDSDRVEARKSLLESFLKQLCAIPEIGNSEEVQEFLALNTDARIAFVKKPFMVSRIDKAKALAGELFSPSAKAQRDDCPALYHCPSGTCKTVLILYLQPCRWWSRLRFSSSKIAPALSIAEAQDKILYCLQEGNSESEVLSMSGMESFIEKQTKLLRIQPAEVPDKDPQQVPKEYVDSGLLDKAVVAQELNKSGPGTETELADTAFDLILLLLMEQWKWLCTESMQKFLHIIFGTLVQSIAIKCLAEEESDSGAVKEQMCTSRYTLQSHSMGMPAALERGSQGVRAPVWEPGCVVQRQH, via the exons ACATGTGGCTTCTGATCCTTCTATGTGCATCGCTGGTAGCGCTGGGAGGATGGCTGGGCTCCACTGCCATCCTAGGGGCTTCAGGTCAATTGCACCTGGAACGATTCATTACCATCACCACCTGTCCTCCATGTCCCGAGGCAGAAAGGCAGCTGGAACAGGAGATTAACCGCACTATCCAGATGATTATCCGAGACTTCGTGTTATCCTGGTATCGTTCTGTGAGCCATGAGCCGGCCTTCgaggcagagatggaggcagCCATGAAAGGGTTGGTTCAGGAGCTTCGAAGGCGGATGAGCATAGTGGACAGCCATGCTCTTACCCAGAGGGTTCTGACTCTCTGTGGTTGTCACCTGCAGAGCTATATTCAGGCAAAGGAGGCTACTGCAAAGGAGCAGAGCTGTCCAGTTCAGCCCTCCCAGCTGTGGGATGCTTACTGCCAGGTTACAGCTCCCCATCCTGCCATGAGCTGTCCCACCACGGAGGTCACTTATGCACGTGGCATTGTGAACTTGATACTAAAAGAGTTAGTGCCCAAGCCCCACCTGGAGACGAGGACTGGACGCCACGTTGTGGTTGAAGTTATTACTTGCAATGTCATCTTACCACTGATCAGCAAGCTATCAGATCCTGACTGGATCCACCTTATTCTTGTGAGTATCTTTTCCAAGTACAGACATGATGCAGCACAGGGAACTAAACCCCCCTGCTCATCCAGTGTCCTAGAGCAGCCCTCGGTGCCCACATCTCTGCCATTGATTGTTGAAGTAGAGAGTCTGCCAgtaggaaaagcatcttctccaGCAACAGCCCCAGTACACTTGACCTCCAGTGAGCCAGCCCCTTCCCCAGAGATTGAAGAAGGCCATGAAGCTGTAGAGGGAGATTTGCCTGGGATGctcgaagaaaaaaaagtaggaaatagCTCATCCCATTTTCTACAGCCAGATATCCGAGGCCCCTTGTTCTTATGTGAAGACTCAGAACTGGAGTCACCACTGTCTGAACTGAGCAAAGAAACCATCCTGCTAATGACCCCAGGCAACTTCCTTTCTGACAGGATTCAAGATGCTCTGTGTGCCCTAGACGACTCCGGGGCTCTGGAGCCTAAGGATGGCGAGGGATCTGAATGTATGGAAGGAGCAGAGGCCGAGGAGGCCCcagggacagacacagagacaggcatgcTGGTCTCCGTGCTTAATTGCCCAGAGATCCAGATTGACACAGCAGACAAGGAGGTGGAGCAAGGAGATGACACCTCTCTTACAGCTTTGCTGGAGGAACCAGAAAAACCCTGCCCCCTACGGCCCTCATGTTTAGACAAAGATCTCGCCAGTGGTGTGTGCTCCCTTGAACCTGCTATGCCCCCAgtgcctctttcctcctctccaccTGGTCCTCTCAGCTCAGCCACCTTCAGCTTCGAGTCCCTGAGCAGTCCAGACGGCCCGGTTGTCATCCAGAACCTTCGAATCACTGGCACCATCACTGCCCGAGAGCACAGTGGGACTGGATTCCACCCATACACACTGTACACTGTGAAG TACGAGACTGTCCTTAATGGCGAGAACAGCAGCGGCCTACAGCAGCTGGCCTATCACACCGTGAACCGCCGCTACCGGGAGTTCTTGAATCTGCAGACCCGCCTGGAGGAGAAACCAGATCTACGAAAGTTTATCAAAA aTGTGAAGGGTCCAAAAAAGCTCTTTCCAGATCTTCCGTTTGGAAACATGGATAGTGACAGAGTAGAAGCCAGGAAGAGCCTCCTGGAGTCATTCCTGAAG CAACTCTGCGCCATTCCTGAGATTGGCAACAGTGAGGAGGTGCAGGAGTTCCTTGCTCTGAACACAGATGCTCGGATTGCCTTTGTCAAGAAACCATTCATGGTCTCTAGGATAGACAAG gcaAAGGCTCTGGCTGGCGAACTCTTTTCACCCAGTGCTAAAGCCCAGAGAGATGACTGTCCTGCTCTCTACCACTGCCCATCAGGGACGTGCAAAACCGTACTGATCCTGTACCTCCAACCCTGCAGATGGTG GTCCAGACTGAGGTTTTCATCCAGTAAAATTGCCCCTGCACTGAGTATAGCCGAGGCACAGGACAAGATTCTGTACTGCCTCCAGGAAGGCAATTCG GAGTCAGAAGTCCTGTCCATGTCTGGGATGGAGTCTTTCATTGAAAAACAGACAAAGTTACTGAGAATCCAGCCAGCAGAAGTCCCGGATAAAGATCCCCAGCAAGTGCCCAAAGAATATGTGGATAGCGGTCTGCTGGACAAAGCTGTGGTAGCCCAAGAGCTCAACAAGAGTGGCCCGG GAACGGAGACAGAGTTAGCCGACACGGCCTTTGATCTGATCCTCCTGCTGTTGATGGAGCAATGGAAGTGGCTGTGTACTGAAAGCATGCAGAAGTTCCTCCACATTATTTTTGGCACACTAGTTCAGAG CATTGCCATCAAGTGCCTTGCAGAGGAAGAAAGTGACAGTGGAGCAGTGAAGGAGCAGATGTGCACATCCAGGTACACGCTTCAGTCTCACTCCATGGGCATGCCAGCAGCACTGGAGCGCGGTTCTCAAGGAGTTAGGGCTCCTGTGTGGGAGCCTGGCTGTGTA